The Myxococcales bacterium genome contains the following window.
CGCCAGCGGCAGGACGATCGCGTAGTCGCTCGATAGCTCGAACGCCATGACCGCGGCCATCAGCGGCGCGTGGGTCGTGGCGGCGGTGGCGGCGGCCATGCCGACCAGCGCGTAGCCGCCGGCCGGGGCCAGCGGGCCGGCGCCGAGGCGATCGAGCGCGGCCGCCACCAGCACGCCGGCGCCGCCGCCGATCAGCATGATCGGCGTGAACACCCCGCCGGGGCTGCCCGAGCTCACCGACGACGTGGTCGCGACCAGCTTGGCGATCATCAAGAGCGCGACCATGCCGATCGCGAACCGCCCGTCGAGCAGCCCGGCCAGCGGCTCGTAGCCGTTGCCGGCGACCTCGGGCACGCCGACCACGACCGCGCCGGCGCACAGGCCGCCGAGGCCGGCCCGCCACGGCAGCGGCACCCGCGCGAACGCCCGGGCGCCGAGGTGCAGCACGCGCACGAACGCGTGCCCGGCCAGGGCCGCGACCACGCCGACCAGCGCGAACGCCAGGAGCTCGGCCGGCGCCCCGAGCGTGAACGTGCGCTCGCCGTAGAGCGGCACCGCGCCGACGACCGCGCGCGTGAGCACGGTGGCGATCACCGTCGCGATCACGATCGGCACGACCGCCTCGACCACGATCACGCCGATCACGATCTCGAGCACGAACAGCACCGCGGCGAACGGCGTGTTGTACGCGGCGGTGAAGCCGGCCGCGCAGCCGCACGCGATCGCGATGCGCAGCCGATCGCCGGCGAGGCCGAGCCGCTCGCCGGTGACCTTGGCGACCGCGCCGCCGACCTGGATCAGCGGCCCCTCGCGGCCGATCGAGCCGCCGCTGGCGATCGCGCACCAGGTCGCGAGCGCGCGCCACAGGGTCGAGCGCAGCGACAGCCGGACCCGGCCGAGGGCGACCGCCTCCATCACCGCGCCGACGCCGTGGCTGCCGCGGGTGGCGCGCTGGACCAGCAGGCCGGCGGTGAGACCGCCGGCCGCGGGCAGCACCAGCCGCAGCCACCACGGCGCGGCGATCATCGCCGCCACCAGCCCGTCGGCGCCGCTGGCGACGTGGACCACCCGGAACAGCGCCGCCCGGAACGCGACGGCGAACCCGGCGGTCAGCACGGCGATCACCGCCACGGCGAGCGCGAAGCGGGCGGCACGCCCCGGCGCCGAC
Protein-coding sequences here:
- a CDS encoding chloride channel protein, with the protein product MSLPSSAPGRAARFALAVAVIAVLTAGFAVAFRAALFRVVHVASGADGLVAAMIAAPWWLRLVLPAAGGLTAGLLVQRATRGSHGVGAVMEAVALGRVRLSLRSTLWRALATWCAIASGGSIGREGPLIQVGGAVAKVTGERLGLAGDRLRIAIACGCAAGFTAAYNTPFAAVLFVLEIVIGVIVVEAVVPIVIATVIATVLTRAVVGAVPLYGERTFTLGAPAELLAFALVGVVAALAGHAFVRVLHLGARAFARVPLPWRAGLGGLCAGAVVVGVPEVAGNGYEPLAGLLDGRFAIGMVALLMIAKLVATTSSVSSGSPGGVFTPIMLIGGGAGVLVAAALDRLGAGPLAPAGGYALVGMAAATAATTHAPLMAAVMAFELSSDYAIVLPLALATAIATATARWLRRDSVYTAELAAPEDWPLSLDGRRGAAADDPARSG